The Synergistaceae bacterium genome has a window encoding:
- the uvrB gene encoding excinuclease ABC subunit UvrB, giving the protein MSSSKHFVLHSNWPPSGDQPEAIDSLTQSITAGNKFQTLMGVTGSGKTFTIANVITNLNRPALVLAHNKTLAAQLYSEFKNFFPENAVRYFVSYYDYYQPEAYIPSSDTYIEKDASVNDRIERLRLSATKALIERRDVIIVASVSCIYGLGLKENYENAIISFRVNDKIDMRDFLADLVKNYYERSDYTPEPGKFRVRGDTVEIFPAYEEESCLRVTFFDDEIERIDITQPLTGHIIETVNEASIFPAQHYVTQSDSINKSVPLIQNELSEIEKNFIAQGKHIEAQRIKMRTLYDLEMLQEAGYCSGIENYSVYLDGRKKGDPPGTLIDFFPDDYIMIVDESHITLPQVRGMYNGDRARKKSLVENGFRLPSCLDNRPLEWEEFVSRINQAIFVSATPGDYELKASSKVVEQLIRPTGIPDPEVEILPALTQVDDLIDKLRDTVKHNQRALVLTLTKKSSEDLADYLSELKFRVKYIHSELNTFERAELIRDLRAGKIDVLVGINLLREGMDLPEVTLVAILDADREGYLRSYRSLIQIMGRAARNIGSKIILYADNLTGSIQSAVNETKRRREKQIAFNKANNITPTSITKDVADLLPPELATAFESGKTGAKESGGRKKLTSRLTLQELEHAMWDAVEKLDFERAALIRDTITEIKSSKGEL; this is encoded by the coding sequence ATGAGTTCATCAAAACATTTTGTACTGCATTCAAATTGGCCGCCTTCTGGAGATCAGCCAGAAGCAATTGACTCACTTACTCAAAGCATAACGGCCGGGAATAAATTTCAAACTTTAATGGGCGTAACTGGCAGCGGAAAAACTTTCACCATCGCAAACGTAATCACAAATTTAAACCGTCCTGCACTCGTTCTAGCTCATAATAAAACTTTGGCCGCACAATTGTACAGCGAATTTAAAAATTTTTTCCCGGAAAATGCAGTCCGTTATTTCGTGAGCTATTATGACTATTACCAGCCCGAAGCATATATCCCTTCAAGTGATACTTATATAGAGAAGGACGCGTCAGTTAATGACAGAATCGAACGTCTAAGACTCTCGGCTACTAAAGCATTAATCGAACGCAGAGATGTAATAATTGTTGCAAGTGTTTCATGCATTTACGGACTTGGCCTCAAGGAAAATTACGAGAACGCTATTATTTCATTCAGAGTCAATGACAAAATCGACATGCGCGACTTTCTTGCAGACCTCGTGAAAAATTACTACGAACGAAGCGACTACACACCCGAACCCGGCAAATTCAGAGTCAGAGGCGATACAGTCGAAATTTTTCCAGCTTACGAAGAAGAGTCATGCCTGCGAGTAACTTTCTTTGATGACGAAATAGAACGCATTGACATAACCCAGCCCCTAACAGGTCATATAATCGAAACTGTAAATGAAGCCTCCATTTTTCCCGCACAACATTATGTAACTCAATCAGACTCAATTAATAAATCCGTACCGTTAATACAGAATGAATTATCAGAAATCGAGAAAAATTTTATCGCTCAAGGCAAGCACATAGAAGCACAACGAATCAAAATGCGCACCCTTTATGATCTCGAAATGCTGCAAGAGGCCGGTTATTGTTCAGGAATCGAAAATTATTCCGTTTATCTCGACGGACGCAAAAAAGGAGACCCGCCCGGAACTCTTATAGACTTTTTTCCGGATGATTACATTATGATAGTTGATGAATCTCATATCACTTTACCCCAAGTCAGAGGCATGTACAACGGAGACAGAGCGCGAAAAAAATCTCTCGTCGAAAACGGTTTTAGACTCCCTTCATGTCTTGATAACAGGCCGCTTGAATGGGAAGAGTTCGTGTCACGCATAAATCAAGCAATTTTTGTATCAGCTACCCCCGGCGATTATGAGTTGAAAGCGTCTTCTAAAGTCGTCGAGCAGTTAATCAGACCTACAGGAATCCCCGACCCTGAAGTCGAAATTTTGCCGGCGTTGACTCAAGTTGATGACCTAATCGACAAATTACGAGATACAGTCAAGCATAATCAACGAGCATTAGTCCTCACTCTCACAAAAAAATCTTCTGAAGACTTAGCAGACTATTTAAGCGAACTAAAATTTAGAGTCAAATATATTCATTCAGAGTTAAATACTTTCGAGAGGGCAGAATTAATACGCGATTTAAGAGCAGGAAAAATTGATGTCTTAGTCGGAATTAATTTATTGCGCGAGGGAATGGATCTCCCTGAAGTTACACTTGTTGCGATTCTTGACGCTGATAGAGAAGGTTATTTGCGTTCTTACCGTTCATTAATTCAAATTATGGGACGTGCAGCAAGAAATATCGGCAGCAAAATAATTTTATACGCGGACAACTTGACCGGCAGCATTCAAAGCGCAGTCAACGAAACCAAACGACGACGGGAAAAACAAATCGCATTCAACAAAGCAAATAATATTACACCAACGAGCATTACGAAAGATGTAGCAGACTTATTACCGCCGGAATTAGCAACAGCTTTTGAATCTGGTAAAACGGGCGCAAAGGAGTCAGGCGGCAGGAAAAAATTAACCAGCAGATTAACTCTTCAAGAACTCGAACACGCTATGTGGGATGCTGTAGAGAAATTAGACTTTGAGCGGGCTGCATTAATTCGTGATACGATAACTGAAATTAAATCATCAAAGGGGGAATTATAA
- a CDS encoding chromate transporter yields MLLRLYIDFLKFGCFTFGGGWSIVAQMQELYVRREKILTSEELLDITSIGRSLPGTMIGNIAMFFGHRQAGFFGGLACVFGMITAPMIVLIIITSFYTAFQENIWVAAAMRGVRTAVAPVIISALMGMIKSAFKIPPCYVIAALMFVLYFFVRMSPVWLVIIGAVMGLIICEYYERVKKIDVTA; encoded by the coding sequence ATGCTTCTGCGCTTGTATATTGATTTTCTCAAATTTGGCTGCTTCACATTCGGTGGCGGATGGAGCATTGTTGCACAAATGCAGGAATTATACGTAAGACGCGAAAAAATTTTAACGAGTGAAGAATTACTTGACATTACCAGCATAGGCCGAAGTCTTCCCGGTACAATGATAGGAAATATTGCGATGTTCTTCGGTCATAGGCAGGCGGGATTTTTCGGGGGGCTTGCATGCGTCTTTGGGATGATTACGGCTCCAATGATTGTATTGATAATTATCACAAGTTTTTATACAGCGTTTCAAGAAAATATTTGGGTTGCTGCTGCTATGCGTGGCGTTAGGACTGCTGTAGCTCCTGTGATTATAAGTGCGTTAATGGGAATGATTAAGAGTGCTTTCAAGATTCCCCCGTGTTATGTCATTGCTGCTTTGATGTTCGTATTATATTTTTTCGTGCGCATGAGTCCTGTCTGGCTTGTAATAATCGGTGCTGTTATGGGCTTGATAATTTGCGAATATTATGAGAGGGTGAAGAAAATTGATGTTACTGCTTGA
- a CDS encoding chromate transporter, whose amino-acid sequence MMLLLELFWSFVKIGFTSFGGLSMIPLISSEMISHNWMTAHEVTDIVAIAEMTPGPLGLNCATFAGMRAAGLPGAFIANMGALAPTFTLCFVAAIFFEHFRKNKRLAQIMTGVRPACVGLVAGVVIDLVLVNYVDLESNIHVPSVIMGVIDLILLVKFRVSIPKVLLLSAFAGIILFGYMGL is encoded by the coding sequence TTGATGTTACTGCTTGAACTTTTCTGGAGCTTTGTAAAAATCGGCTTTACGAGTTTCGGCGGCTTGTCAATGATTCCCCTGATATCAAGTGAAATGATTTCACATAATTGGATGACCGCTCATGAAGTTACGGACATTGTTGCAATTGCAGAAATGACTCCCGGCCCACTTGGATTAAATTGTGCTACTTTTGCGGGAATGCGTGCGGCTGGACTTCCTGGGGCATTTATTGCGAACATGGGCGCGCTTGCACCGACTTTCACATTATGTTTTGTTGCTGCGATATTCTTCGAACACTTCAGAAAAAATAAACGTCTTGCGCAAATAATGACAGGTGTACGGCCTGCGTGTGTCGGACTTGTTGCGGGAGTTGTTATAGATTTAGTTCTAGTGAATTATGTAGATTTAGAGTCAAATATTCATGTGCCGTCGGTTATAATGGGCGTGATAGATTTAATTCTGCTCGTGAAATTCCGCGTGTCTATCCCGAAAGTTTTGCTATTAAGTGCGTTTGCGGGAATAATTTTATTCGGTTATATGGGCTTGTAA